A window of Cohnella herbarum contains these coding sequences:
- a CDS encoding phosphodiester glycosidase family protein, with protein MLWRLYKIMFVSGFTIAVLFSGWFFLTPSGNEYRYMLADSLITTQHREWAKYIIGEKALRERVAHYVNQFEQMGEERDTHTIPTDSEQGGTVDSEPDKLTTIEEVDGEGYHGFLLTVRDPKKVRLVVPNKRGRGEKVSSMVKRTGAIAGVNAGGFSDPNWRGNGFKPIGLVISNGKILYNGLGSKKSVQIVGIDKQGKMLAGKYSVDELMAMGIAEAVSFSPRIIVNGKGLIPNRSQGWGIAPRTVMGQREDGAILFLMIDGRQPGYSIGATLYDAQEILLEHGAVIAANLDGGSSTVLVDENGDIVNKPSSSSGERYLPTGFLVFEDPDAIEVPNIWEGLKPSEIDAGKW; from the coding sequence TTGCTATGGCGGCTTTATAAGATTATGTTCGTATCGGGGTTTACGATCGCGGTATTGTTCTCGGGATGGTTCTTCTTAACGCCTTCCGGAAACGAGTACCGTTACATGTTAGCCGATTCGTTAATTACGACCCAGCACCGGGAATGGGCGAAATACATTATCGGAGAGAAAGCGTTGCGGGAACGCGTCGCCCATTATGTGAATCAGTTCGAACAGATGGGCGAAGAGCGCGATACGCACACGATTCCGACGGATTCCGAGCAAGGTGGAACGGTGGATTCGGAACCGGATAAGCTTACGACCATCGAGGAAGTGGATGGCGAAGGGTACCATGGGTTCCTGCTGACCGTGCGGGATCCGAAGAAGGTGAGGCTTGTCGTTCCGAACAAGAGGGGGCGCGGGGAGAAGGTTTCCAGCATGGTGAAGCGCACGGGAGCGATCGCGGGCGTGAATGCGGGAGGATTCTCGGATCCGAATTGGAGAGGGAATGGATTTAAGCCTATCGGTTTGGTTATTAGCAACGGGAAAATTCTATATAACGGACTGGGAAGCAAGAAAAGCGTTCAAATCGTCGGTATCGACAAACAGGGCAAAATGCTAGCAGGCAAGTATTCCGTTGACGAGCTTATGGCGATGGGGATTGCCGAAGCGGTCAGTTTCTCGCCGAGAATTATCGTGAACGGCAAAGGTTTGATTCCGAACCGCTCGCAAGGCTGGGGAATCGCGCCTCGCACGGTGATGGGGCAACGCGAAGACGGGGCCATCCTATTCTTAATGATCGACGGTCGCCAGCCGGGATACAGCATCGGCGCTACGCTATACGATGCTCAGGAAATTCTGCTCGAGCATGGAGCCGTTATCGCGGCTAACTTGGATGGAGGCTCTTCCACCGTACTGGTTGACGAAAACGGAGATATCGTAAACAAGCCTTCATCCTCTTCCGGTGAAAGATACTTGCCGACCGGCTTCCTCGTATTCGAAGATCCGGATGCGATCGAGGTGCCGAATATTTGGGAAGGGCTGAAGCCGTCGGAGATCGATGCGGGTAAATGGTAG
- a CDS encoding VOC family protein, with translation MVNNALGNNVITQIGLLVNDIEKTSQKYAEFFGIEKPNWFWTDTADIARTEYRGEPSEARAKLAFFDMGSLQLELIEPDHNPSTWRESLERNGEGFHHIAFMVKGMKEKIAVLEAGGMQLLQKGEYTGGRYAYMDTFQDLKVLVELLEND, from the coding sequence ATGGTCAACAATGCGCTTGGGAATAACGTTATTACGCAAATCGGGTTATTGGTCAACGATATCGAGAAAACGTCGCAGAAGTACGCCGAATTTTTCGGAATCGAGAAGCCGAATTGGTTTTGGACGGATACGGCGGATATCGCGCGGACGGAATACCGGGGCGAGCCGTCGGAAGCTAGGGCGAAGCTGGCTTTCTTCGATATGGGATCGCTGCAGTTGGAATTAATTGAACCCGACCATAATCCGAGCACTTGGCGCGAGTCGCTTGAACGGAACGGAGAGGGGTTTCACCATATTGCGTTCATGGTTAAAGGAATGAAGGAAAAGATCGCGGTATTGGAAGCCGGAGGAATGCAACTGCTGCAGAAGGGCGAATATACCGGAGGACGGTACGCCTATATGGATACCTTCCAAGACCTGAAAGTTCTGGTTGAGCTTCTCGAGAACGATTAA
- a CDS encoding SDR family oxidoreductase, with amino-acid sequence MNILITGAGRGLGLQLTKLAVERGHEVIACIREISDASEGLFALAARSPDLVHIERMNVTREEEVAGLAEKLSQDSVKLDGVINNAGVLLGREHKLDTLPMHLLKLTFEVNLFGPMCVAKHMAPLMKENSDAMVINISSEAGSMALAYGGDYPYAISKTALNMFSKQLNSELHPRGIRVLAVHPGWIRTDMGGNKAPMEASESAMGILDLIERKTKVSEELIFVDHTGRSMPL; translated from the coding sequence ATGAATATTCTAATAACCGGAGCGGGTAGAGGTTTAGGGTTGCAATTAACGAAATTGGCCGTCGAGAGAGGCCACGAGGTGATCGCGTGCATCCGCGAAATATCCGATGCCTCCGAGGGGTTATTTGCATTGGCCGCTCGAAGTCCGGATTTGGTGCACATCGAGCGAATGAACGTGACGCGCGAGGAAGAAGTCGCGGGATTAGCGGAAAAGCTAAGCCAAGATTCGGTGAAGCTGGACGGCGTAATTAACAACGCAGGGGTGTTATTGGGACGGGAACACAAATTAGATACGCTTCCGATGCATCTGCTAAAGCTAACTTTCGAAGTGAATCTGTTCGGTCCGATGTGCGTTGCGAAACATATGGCACCCTTGATGAAGGAGAACTCCGACGCTATGGTGATCAATATTTCATCCGAGGCCGGAAGCATGGCCTTGGCCTATGGCGGCGATTATCCGTACGCGATTTCCAAGACCGCGCTGAACATGTTCTCGAAGCAATTGAACTCAGAGCTGCATCCGCGGGGAATCAGGGTGCTTGCCGTGCATCCGGGATGGATTCGCACGGATATGGGCGGAAACAAGGCTCCGATGGAAGCATCGGAAAGCGCGATGGGAATTCTTGATCTGATCGAGCGTAAGACCAAAGTCAGCGAGGAATTAATCTTCGTGGATCATACCGGGCGATCAATGCCATTATAG
- a CDS encoding DUF3298 and DUF4163 domain-containing protein, translating into MNGQTLMLPIRIRTMTAKNVKINVPYVNGGTTPAAQEAMNKAIAAANQQLLKEQGFPSKDIQQMDGTFEIKNNQRGVLSLSLLNYEFTGGAHGNTLQKSLTFDADTGRSYKLGQLFKPGSNYEARLNAIIQTQIKARKLPLLVDYPGITPDQDFYIADKSLVIYFPLYAIVPYVWGFPYFPISVFEIQDIIDEDGPLGILMY; encoded by the coding sequence ATGAACGGCCAAACGTTGATGCTCCCGATCCGAATCCGAACGATGACCGCCAAGAACGTAAAGATTAACGTCCCCTACGTAAACGGAGGCACGACTCCCGCCGCGCAGGAGGCAATGAATAAAGCGATTGCCGCGGCCAACCAGCAGTTGCTGAAGGAGCAAGGCTTTCCAAGCAAAGACATACAGCAAATGGATGGCACCTTCGAGATCAAAAACAATCAAAGAGGCGTGCTCAGCCTTTCGCTGCTTAACTATGAATTCACGGGCGGAGCTCACGGCAATACGTTACAGAAATCTCTCACCTTCGATGCCGACACCGGCCGCAGCTACAAGTTAGGGCAATTGTTTAAGCCCGGTTCTAATTACGAGGCACGCTTAAACGCGATCATTCAGACCCAGATCAAAGCAAGAAAGTTACCTTTGCTCGTCGATTATCCGGGAATTACGCCCGACCAGGACTTCTATATCGCCGACAAATCCTTGGTCATCTATTTCCCTTTGTACGCCATCGTTCCCTATGTGTGGGGGTTTCCTTACTTCCCGATCTCCGTGTTCGAAATTCAAGACATTATAGACGAAGATGGACCGTTAGGGATTCTCATGTATTAA
- a CDS encoding sensor histidine kinase: MIRFLTTHIPLFRILLGLTALILCIGLALTAFQQRDSNAIQLNPDRWSWAPARSFEDAHPPSEGWQDHVPGTVIPAKAYWIRVPIPRNGWADPQLFVLRVGSIKAYADGAILYDYILKTKQVHTGFHWKMIAVPLPAPDHVDLLVKYAKHSPLAASVVIGNKSSLLNIILINDLDNLILGTLLLFSGIIALGLYATQRDRLYLFFALLAFSGGFAALVRNLLLQVIWDIPQLAYFHDSCLSLATFAFIGVLRHVFPTINRRKISFLLWVMLADTVLTIIAALANPRWYYSFTINSFGPLFAVVFIAVSWTLWTAYRSRKDLESIWLLAGFTSLTVISLIHMYRFILIFHLPEWFNERMLWVHRLPADSLFWGLFLFVVCLIRVIMHRYTGMNRQLTEFNRSLENVVQTRTQQLQERTEQLETAHEQLGASMRENAEALAEAMILEERHRITGSIHDTVGHTLSATIIQLEAAKRLIAKDHDLAEEKLEASQDLVRRGLEDIRQSVRLLRDDASYYDLLGSIGALIREKEHLTGCQVDSQFDLLPLALSTFQKRIVFQTLQEGLSLGIKHGSRKPFHFQFIIRSDMKTLNMQLIHLEEHDYSAKDLGFSLQAIAEQAALIGGVITADDEKTGYVITLLLPLTPAS, from the coding sequence ATGATCCGTTTTCTAACAACCCATATCCCTCTATTTCGTATTTTATTGGGCTTGACCGCCTTGATCCTATGCATCGGCCTTGCTTTAACCGCCTTTCAGCAGAGGGATAGCAACGCCATACAGTTAAATCCCGACAGATGGAGCTGGGCTCCCGCTCGTTCTTTCGAAGACGCTCACCCCCCTTCGGAAGGCTGGCAGGATCATGTACCCGGCACCGTGATTCCCGCGAAAGCTTATTGGATTAGAGTACCGATTCCGCGGAACGGTTGGGCAGATCCTCAACTATTCGTCCTCCGCGTCGGGAGTATCAAAGCGTATGCGGATGGAGCGATCCTCTACGATTACATCCTTAAGACTAAACAAGTACACACGGGATTTCATTGGAAAATGATCGCCGTACCTTTGCCCGCGCCGGACCACGTCGATCTTCTCGTCAAATACGCGAAGCATTCCCCTCTCGCCGCATCCGTCGTCATCGGGAATAAATCCAGCTTGCTGAATATCATTCTGATTAACGATCTGGATAATCTCATTCTGGGAACCCTGCTCTTATTCAGCGGAATTATCGCGCTCGGACTCTATGCGACGCAACGGGACAGGCTCTATCTATTCTTCGCTCTTCTCGCGTTTTCCGGAGGATTTGCCGCGCTCGTTCGCAACCTTCTTTTGCAGGTGATATGGGATATCCCGCAACTTGCCTACTTTCATGATAGTTGCTTGTCGTTGGCGACGTTCGCTTTTATCGGAGTGCTGCGACATGTATTTCCGACGATCAACCGGCGTAAGATCTCCTTTTTGCTGTGGGTGATGCTTGCCGATACCGTTCTTACCATTATCGCCGCGCTTGCGAATCCGAGGTGGTATTATTCTTTTACGATAAATTCGTTTGGCCCTCTATTCGCCGTGGTGTTCATAGCCGTATCTTGGACGCTGTGGACGGCCTATCGTTCTAGAAAAGATCTAGAATCGATCTGGTTGCTCGCCGGCTTTACTTCCTTAACCGTCATTTCTCTCATCCATATGTACCGCTTTATTCTGATCTTTCATTTACCCGAATGGTTTAACGAACGAATGCTCTGGGTGCATCGCTTGCCCGCCGATTCCTTGTTCTGGGGTCTGTTCCTCTTCGTCGTCTGCCTGATCCGCGTTATCATGCATCGATACACGGGAATGAATCGGCAGTTAACCGAATTTAACCGTTCCTTGGAAAACGTCGTACAAACCCGCACGCAACAGCTCCAAGAGAGAACTGAGCAATTGGAGACGGCCCATGAACAGTTGGGAGCATCCATGCGCGAAAATGCGGAAGCGTTGGCGGAAGCGATGATTCTAGAAGAACGGCATCGCATTACCGGAAGCATTCACGACACGGTCGGGCACACGTTAAGCGCGACCATTATCCAATTGGAAGCGGCCAAGCGTTTGATCGCGAAGGATCATGACTTAGCCGAAGAGAAGCTCGAAGCTTCCCAAGACCTCGTAAGAAGAGGACTGGAGGATATTCGACAATCCGTGCGTTTGCTTCGCGACGATGCCTCTTATTATGATTTGCTCGGCTCGATCGGAGCTTTAATCCGGGAGAAGGAGCATCTAACCGGCTGCCAAGTCGACAGTCAATTCGATTTGCTTCCTCTAGCGTTGAGCACGTTTCAGAAAAGGATCGTATTTCAAACTTTGCAAGAAGGATTAAGTTTAGGAATCAAGCATGGATCTCGCAAGCCTTTTCATTTTCAATTCATCATCCGATCGGATATGAAGACGCTTAACATGCAATTAATTCACTTGGAGGAGCATGATTATTCGGCCAAGGATCTCGGGTTCAGTTTGCAAGCCATCGCAGAACAAGCGGCGCTTATAGGCGGCGTAATCACGGCGGACGATGAGAAGACAGGTTACGTCATTACTTTGTTGCTGCCCCTAACGCCTGCAAGCTGA
- a CDS encoding sensor histidine kinase → MVGGGIRNHLPLLRTLTVLLGFLVLIGWGLGSVGKSDEASGLKSDRWLWAPARSFHDSSPPRGVWLPYPNKSPNLETSSPYWLQIPLDKSSAREPQLLIFNAVALSVYDNQRLLYTYDPQAEHHRLNLFYHWNLVPLPAPIPSEVYVLLDNRDSSRPLPSIHFVGKGDIFTYFIQKDTYAFLLAGLFLFSLFVALGLYFVRRDRLHLYFALLAFCGCYASIARNYLLQVIWDQPWVSFMEHVIFPLGVYGFVNIMIEVFGSAQAGILRAIRWVLLGFVIVTLFSAIFLDMKWFGWLLSYPLLTVFLVTAGVVFHSIWSAYQERQGPESIWMLAGFFIVCTFALIHVLRTYLPMFYVLLERKVPLLFKLPFDVLSISLFLFLICLFRIIIFRFGLINEQLKAFNLSLESNVRKRTEELLERETQLRDANTQLTITMRGTAEAIASSMVLEERHLLTGTIHDTIGHALTATIVQLEAAKRLLKRDPDLALEKLDASQSLVRRGLEEIRNSVRLLRDDSSSYDLQSALKELIRETEQTTGVTIVSRINPLPDSLTTLQKRVLYQALQEGMTNGLKHGGSTRFDFSLTVSGTRLQFRLISDGLTYTPSTFGFGLKAMSERVANLGGHMAVEPGNPGCVLTLTLPFQAHAQPEEVTRG, encoded by the coding sequence TTGGTCGGAGGCGGTATTCGCAATCATCTACCGTTGCTGCGCACGTTAACGGTATTGCTAGGATTCCTTGTACTCATAGGCTGGGGACTTGGATCCGTAGGGAAAAGCGATGAAGCTTCCGGATTGAAATCCGATCGATGGCTTTGGGCTCCCGCCCGTTCATTTCACGACTCTTCGCCGCCCCGAGGCGTATGGTTGCCCTATCCGAACAAATCCCCTAATCTGGAAACAAGCAGTCCATATTGGTTGCAAATCCCATTGGACAAGAGCTCCGCGCGCGAACCGCAATTATTGATCTTCAACGCCGTCGCTCTATCCGTGTACGATAACCAACGCCTTCTTTATACTTACGACCCCCAAGCCGAACACCATCGGCTGAATCTGTTCTACCATTGGAACTTGGTTCCGTTACCCGCCCCTATCCCTTCGGAAGTGTACGTCCTGCTCGACAATCGCGACTCCTCGCGTCCTCTGCCTTCGATTCATTTCGTTGGAAAAGGCGATATTTTTACGTATTTCATCCAAAAGGATACCTACGCCTTCCTGCTTGCCGGTCTCTTTCTCTTCAGCCTGTTCGTTGCCCTCGGATTGTATTTCGTTCGTCGGGATCGGCTTCATCTTTATTTTGCCTTGCTTGCGTTCTGCGGGTGTTACGCTTCGATTGCCCGGAATTACCTGCTGCAAGTCATCTGGGATCAGCCATGGGTCAGCTTTATGGAGCACGTCATCTTCCCGCTCGGCGTCTATGGATTCGTCAACATTATGATTGAAGTGTTCGGTTCCGCGCAGGCTGGCATTCTTCGAGCTATCCGATGGGTGCTCTTAGGCTTCGTCATCGTCACCTTATTCAGCGCGATCTTCTTGGATATGAAATGGTTCGGTTGGTTGCTTAGCTATCCGCTATTAACGGTGTTTCTTGTTACGGCCGGGGTCGTATTTCACTCGATATGGAGCGCTTACCAGGAAAGGCAGGGACCGGAATCCATTTGGATGCTTGCCGGTTTTTTCATCGTATGCACATTCGCTCTCATTCACGTGCTTCGCACCTATTTGCCGATGTTCTACGTTCTGCTTGAACGGAAAGTTCCCTTGCTTTTCAAGCTGCCCTTCGATGTCTTGTCCATCTCGCTATTCTTATTTCTCATTTGCCTGTTTCGCATTATTATTTTTCGGTTCGGCTTAATCAATGAGCAGTTAAAGGCTTTTAACCTTTCCTTGGAATCCAACGTCCGCAAGCGTACGGAAGAGTTACTCGAAAGAGAAACGCAGCTTCGGGACGCGAATACCCAGTTGACCATTACGATGAGAGGAACCGCGGAAGCGATCGCTTCTTCCATGGTTCTGGAGGAGCGGCATCTCTTAACCGGGACGATTCACGATACGATCGGCCATGCGTTAACCGCCACGATCGTCCAGCTTGAAGCCGCGAAACGCTTGCTTAAGCGGGATCCGGATTTAGCGCTAGAGAAGCTTGACGCTTCTCAAAGCTTGGTTCGGCGCGGACTGGAAGAAATCCGCAATTCCGTGCGCCTGCTACGGGACGATTCTTCCAGCTACGATCTGCAATCCGCCTTGAAGGAATTAATCCGCGAGACGGAACAAACGACGGGAGTCACGATCGTAAGCCGGATAAACCCGTTGCCGGATTCCCTAACGACGCTGCAGAAGAGAGTCCTCTATCAAGCGCTGCAGGAGGGGATGACTAACGGGTTAAAACACGGCGGCAGCACGCGCTTCGACTTTTCCTTAACCGTCTCCGGCACTCGGTTACAATTTCGGTTGATTAGCGACGGGCTAACCTACACTCCCTCCACCTTCGGATTCGGACTGAAGGCGATGTCGGAGAGAGTCGCTAACCTAGGCGGGCACATGGCCGTCGAACCAGGCAATCCCGGTTGCGTGCTTACGCTAACTTTACCCTTTCAAGCGCATGCGCAGCCGGAAGAGGTGACCCGAGGATGA
- a CDS encoding response regulator transcription factor yields MLRILIADDQTLMRDGLQTILQLEDDIEVIATAENGEEACRLVAIHDPDLVLMDIRMPVMTGIEAVKKLRVDSPHTKVLVLTTFDEDEYIIDALAGGAVGFLLKDIPAEKLLQAVREAARGEIMLPSSIAVKLAARLSAPSPGRTPPARARGRTSDLKFTNREMSIIALMVEGRNNREIAQLLFMSEGTVKNYISAIYDKIGTNDRTQAVIWLKDMTVI; encoded by the coding sequence ATGTTAAGAATATTGATCGCGGACGACCAAACGCTCATGAGGGACGGCTTGCAAACGATTCTTCAATTAGAGGACGATATCGAAGTCATAGCCACCGCCGAGAACGGCGAGGAAGCTTGCCGGCTAGTCGCCATTCACGATCCGGACTTGGTTCTCATGGACATCCGCATGCCCGTCATGACCGGCATCGAGGCGGTCAAGAAGCTGCGCGTCGATTCTCCTCATACGAAGGTGCTCGTGCTGACGACCTTCGACGAAGACGAATATATTATCGACGCTCTGGCTGGCGGGGCTGTCGGTTTCCTGTTGAAAGACATTCCCGCGGAGAAGCTGCTCCAAGCGGTACGCGAAGCGGCTAGGGGAGAAATCATGCTACCGTCTTCGATTGCCGTGAAATTGGCCGCGCGCTTATCCGCTCCGTCTCCCGGACGCACGCCGCCTGCCCGAGCACGCGGTAGAACTTCCGACCTCAAGTTCACGAATCGGGAGATGAGCATCATCGCCTTGATGGTCGAAGGACGCAATAATCGGGAAATCGCGCAACTGTTGTTCATGAGCGAGGGAACCGTTAAGAACTATATCAGCGCGATATACGATAAAATCGGTACGAACGACCGCACGCAAGCCGTGATCTGGCTCAAAGACATGACTGTCATATGA
- a CDS encoding HD-GYP domain-containing protein — protein MIILHTNQCRPGMKLGRSIYTEQGHVLAGRGFVLTANAINKLQQLGLPYLHIEEQGTEDIAPDQAIRDETIIVLHGALTHVMEELAGGAKEKLSPAIVRFCFDASKLLVDDLKSRRNDLCLPVHLATTLADGDKQHFLEHAMNVGVCATRLGLDEGLVGEDLQALAIGAMFHDIGRLLLPDGLKARVTQNDKQYMTHAELGFKLLRDSGFPLMAAHCALFHHERMDGSGYPFGLEGRKIHPHHQWISIFDMFDTLVNGRGNGIPMLPHEALEVLYGGAGSLYDMDKVRNLRDNMALFPRGTTVRLSTGELGVVSALHEDTKQRPIVRVIRTPEGQLLAKPYEVDLKSKLDLMISGVGSDKSGKLLIGSEPEQKERRSNKVFHLV, from the coding sequence ATGATTATTTTGCATACGAATCAGTGTCGCCCGGGCATGAAGCTGGGGCGATCGATCTATACAGAGCAAGGACACGTGTTGGCGGGAAGAGGATTCGTGCTTACGGCGAACGCGATTAACAAGCTGCAACAGTTAGGATTGCCGTACCTTCATATCGAGGAGCAGGGAACGGAGGACATCGCTCCCGACCAAGCGATCCGAGACGAGACGATCATCGTGCTGCACGGGGCGTTAACGCATGTCATGGAAGAGCTTGCGGGAGGGGCTAAGGAGAAGCTGTCGCCGGCGATCGTGAGATTTTGTTTCGATGCGTCCAAGCTTCTGGTCGACGATCTGAAATCGCGCCGTAACGATCTTTGTTTGCCGGTTCATCTAGCGACCACGCTTGCGGACGGGGACAAGCAGCATTTTCTGGAGCATGCGATGAACGTCGGAGTCTGCGCGACCCGTTTGGGTCTCGATGAGGGTTTGGTTGGCGAAGATCTGCAGGCGTTAGCCATAGGGGCGATGTTCCACGATATCGGCCGGCTCTTGTTGCCCGACGGCTTGAAGGCGAGGGTGACGCAGAACGACAAACAGTACATGACGCACGCCGAGCTCGGATTCAAGCTGCTGCGGGATAGCGGATTTCCGCTGATGGCGGCGCACTGCGCTTTATTCCATCACGAGAGGATGGACGGAAGCGGTTATCCCTTCGGGCTGGAAGGAAGAAAGATACATCCCCATCATCAATGGATCAGCATTTTCGATATGTTCGATACGCTCGTCAATGGACGCGGCAATGGCATTCCGATGCTGCCTCACGAAGCTTTGGAGGTATTGTACGGCGGAGCCGGCTCGCTCTATGACATGGATAAAGTACGCAATTTGCGGGACAATATGGCCTTGTTTCCGAGAGGCACCACGGTGCGCTTAAGCACGGGAGAGCTCGGGGTGGTGTCCGCTCTTCACGAGGATACGAAGCAAAGGCCGATCGTCCGCGTTATCCGCACGCCGGAAGGGCAATTGCTGGCGAAGCCTTACGAGGTGGATCTCAAGAGCAAGCTCGACCTCATGATTAGCGGCGTCGGAAGCGATAAATCGGGTAAGCTGTTAATCGGAAGCGAGCCGGAGCAAAAGGAAAGACGTTCGAACAAAGTGTTCCATCTTGTGTAA
- a CDS encoding class F sortase: MLVLTIAILVGSTNCGKQSQSEKIVQDLPTNPTSTENKVMESKESKESKEPQASKVPNVEPKVQELKRVEKPKIKSASKGITPARIYIPAIDVHADIEPVSVTSKGQMGVPNSTGRVGYLSSGILPGAVGNAIMDGHVDSYEGPAVFFDLKKLKKGDSVIVKNDKGYSIPFIVESVESFRTSEAPIQRIFGHADEPRLNLITCTGKYSRKKREHEERLIVFTKRLMDKSIVNG, from the coding sequence TTGCTTGTTCTTACGATCGCTATCCTCGTCGGAAGCACGAATTGCGGCAAACAGAGCCAGAGCGAGAAAATCGTTCAAGATTTACCCACGAACCCTACGAGTACCGAGAATAAGGTTATGGAATCGAAGGAATCGAAGGAGTCGAAGGAGCCGCAGGCATCGAAAGTCCCTAACGTCGAGCCCAAAGTCCAGGAACTCAAGAGAGTCGAGAAACCCAAGATAAAGAGCGCGAGCAAAGGAATTACTCCGGCAAGAATTTACATTCCCGCGATTGACGTTCATGCCGATATCGAACCCGTTAGCGTCACAAGCAAGGGGCAAATGGGAGTTCCGAACAGCACGGGAAGAGTAGGGTACTTATCCAGCGGCATTTTACCTGGCGCTGTCGGAAACGCGATAATGGACGGGCATGTCGATTCTTACGAAGGTCCGGCCGTTTTCTTCGATCTCAAGAAGCTCAAGAAGGGCGATTCCGTTATCGTAAAGAACGATAAGGGTTATTCTATCCCATTCATCGTTGAATCCGTCGAGAGCTTCCGAACTTCCGAAGCACCCATCCAAAGAATTTTCGGACATGCGGATGAGCCCCGGCTTAATCTCATTACGTGCACCGGAAAATACAGCAGGAAAAAACGGGAGCACGAGGAGAGGCTTATCGTCTTTACTAAGCGGCTGATGGATAAGTCGATCGTTAACGGATAA
- a CDS encoding polysaccharide deacetylase family protein, with product MNNKAEALPFKKDRYYYEKKGEMIWEVRTDHKMIAFTFDDGPDKVQTNQILDLLEKYEAKATFFVIGNRVTKYPEIVKRIVKEGHEVANHTYNHVYFKSPSSARIVQQEIERTEREIYQATGKKSSFFRPPGGLYDDTIVQVSNRMGLVPVMWSWHQDTRDWSKPGVRKIGDKVIRNARNGDIVLFHDHVQGKTQTVEALGIILPELRARGYRFVTVSELIKSSVSKEVRK from the coding sequence ATGAACAACAAGGCGGAGGCGTTGCCGTTCAAGAAAGATCGATATTATTACGAGAAAAAAGGGGAGATGATTTGGGAAGTCCGAACCGATCATAAGATGATCGCCTTTACGTTCGACGACGGACCGGACAAGGTTCAAACGAATCAGATTTTGGATTTGCTCGAGAAATACGAAGCGAAAGCTACCTTCTTCGTCATCGGCAATCGCGTTACGAAATATCCGGAGATCGTGAAGCGGATCGTGAAAGAGGGGCACGAGGTGGCAAACCATACATATAACCACGTGTATTTCAAAAGTCCCTCTTCGGCACGGATCGTGCAACAAGAAATCGAACGGACCGAGCGGGAAATATATCAAGCGACCGGGAAGAAATCGTCTTTTTTTCGCCCGCCGGGCGGTTTATACGACGATACGATCGTTCAGGTCTCGAATCGTATGGGTTTGGTTCCCGTCATGTGGTCCTGGCATCAGGATACGAGGGATTGGAGTAAACCCGGGGTAAGGAAGATCGGAGACAAGGTCATTCGGAACGCGCGAAACGGGGATATCGTCTTATTCCACGACCATGTTCAAGGGAAGACTCAAACGGTGGAGGCGCTGGGCATCATTTTGCCCGAATTGCGTGCCAGAGGGTATCGGTTCGTCACCGTATCGGAATTGATCAAATCGTCGGTTTCTAAGGAAGTCCGAAAATGA
- the sda gene encoding sporulation histidine kinase inhibitor Sda — translation MRDLRDSIHTLDDSFLINQFHRASEQSPDDEFIQILLGEIIERELTIEEVLSRSHFH, via the coding sequence GTGCGGGACTTGAGAGACAGCATTCATACGCTTGACGACAGCTTTCTGATCAACCAATTTCACCGAGCTTCCGAGCAATCTCCCGATGATGAGTTTATCCAAATCCTTCTGGGAGAGATTATCGAGCGCGAACTGACGATTGAAGAAGTACTGAGCCGGTCTCACTTCCATTAA
- a CDS encoding ImmA/IrrE family metallo-endopeptidase: MYRHYRTTPLEQWIEQLWLKSGIVSPSQLNIDDVAGRLDVWVHFMQDTSRALEYMGLRSILIDKRQGRESQWEDFLHELCHILRHAGNQTTMPRLFCEGQEAEANRFVLYASTPFFMLRELKLPDRMDEASEFIASHFGVTHELASKRLEQIQRRMFASVLWEEALKQEAQRLLLQVEFHNKNAVL; this comes from the coding sequence ATGTACCGACACTATCGAACAACCCCATTGGAACAATGGATCGAGCAGCTTTGGTTGAAATCGGGAATCGTGAGCCCCTCCCAATTGAATATCGACGACGTAGCCGGAAGACTGGATGTGTGGGTTCACTTCATGCAAGATACTAGCCGCGCCCTGGAGTATATGGGGTTGAGATCCATCTTAATCGATAAGCGGCAAGGACGGGAATCGCAATGGGAAGACTTCCTGCACGAGCTGTGCCACATTCTTCGGCATGCGGGCAATCAGACGACGATGCCGCGGCTTTTCTGCGAGGGACAAGAAGCGGAAGCGAACCGGTTCGTGCTGTATGCTTCCACCCCTTTCTTCATGTTGAGGGAGCTCAAGCTGCCTGACCGAATGGACGAAGCCAGCGAGTTCATTGCCAGCCACTTCGGAGTCACGCATGAACTTGCGAGCAAACGATTGGAGCAAATCCAACGTAGAATGTTCGCTTCCGTTCTATGGGAAGAAGCTTTGAAGCAAGAGGCTCAGAGACTATTGCTCCAAGTGGAATTCCATAATAAAAACGCGGTCCTCTAA